The genomic region TCGCACGGCGGCGTTTCTGCCGACGGCGACTTCGCCGAGAGCAGAACGCGACACCGCTGTCGGCCACCGGCTCACGCGTAGCCTGGGAGAACCGCGATATGCAGCATGACGACGGCGCCTCGCGTCGCACAGGTCAGTGGATCGCGGGGAAGGGATCGCAGATGCTGCTCAGGTACGCCATGGGGTCGGCGATCAGAAGACTTCGGCTCGCCAAAGGTCTGACTCTGCGCGAGATCTCGCAGGCGTCGGCCATCTCGTTGCCGTACCTCTCGGAGATCGAACGCGGTCGCAAAGAGCCTTCGAGCGAGATCGTTCAGACGGTCTGCGTCGTGCTCGGCATCACGTTGCGTCAGCTGATGCGCGAGACCGACGTGGAGCTGGTGGCC from Humibacter ginsenosidimutans harbors:
- a CDS encoding helix-turn-helix domain-containing protein, with translation MLLRYAMGSAIRRLRLAKGLTLREISQASAISLPYLSEIERGRKEPSSEIVQTVCVVLGITLRQLMRETDVELVAAERAAHLAPVLDLTPRHDDVSIGSIADRLHAERMPVQRMSRAVRRAADTQLLVA